Genomic segment of Priestia megaterium NBRC 15308 = ATCC 14581:
GAAGAGTAAAAACCCTTCTCCTTTTACTATATAATCCTCTATACTTAGATACTCTTCTTCATGCTGCATTCCCGACATTCGCGTAAAAAAACGCCACCTTTTACAGAACTTTTGAAGTAAGATGAATTGCAGTTGTCGCATCTGCCACTGACCTTATCCGGAAATTCAGCATAGTCATACACTTTATCAAGATCGATTTCTTGCTCTTTTATTTCTTCTAGGTTGATCACTCTTTTCTATTTATCTCTCTTTAGACTAATACAATTATATCCTTTCTCTAGATCAATAGAACAACTAATCATGTATTTTGTTAGGAACCCTTTTTTTACTGGGTTGATAAAAGTGTTATATTAACAAGTAAACAAACAATAAATTTCATAATTTAACATTTTATAGAAAAAATAATTGATCTTTTTATAATAAATGTTGATATTATCTACGCTTACTGCAGTAAGGGAGGAGTAGGTAGTGATTTAAGGTGTGCTTGGATTATAGATGCTATGGGTTGTCCTCGTCACTTAATCTTTATCTTTCAATTATTTTACCTATAACTAAATAGGCAGATAGTTGGCAGTTTTAAAAATACATTATGACAAAACCTGTGTTAATTTTGCCAATTAAAGATATGACTGACAAGACTATCTCTAAAGAGTCCGAGAAGTGTCCAGCCATTAAAACAACTGCTAATTCTCTAAAACAAAAGATTAATAATAAACGTAATGATGTTCCTATTTCAGCAAATAAAGTTATTAAAACTTTTTCAAAAGCAAACTTCATTGCTCATTGGTACAGAAATATTTGCTGACTTAACAAGCTGCTATTATACAGAAGCTTAAACGATTCAAGAATTGTGGAAAGTTGTGAAGCAATGCAACCAAGTAGTAAACTATGCTACTTCTGAAAGAGCATTTACTCCACAACAAGAACTGAACATTGGTGTTAGAGCATTTAAAGAGCTTGTGATAAAGGTAAAAGATAACACAAAAATGCAAAACAAGTTTGGCTATTTTAACGGTATTGTAAATAACCTTATGGATGAGCCCTACTTTGACTATGAATTGTTAGACACCTTTTAATAGTGATTTATTATTCATAGTAGATATTTTTTGATATCCACACCTTTTTTAAATTCTTACTTTACATAAAAGTCCTACCACAATATAATACAATAGTATTGGTTAATGAAGGTATTTTTAGTTTTTTTATCCAAATGATAGTTTTTTTATCCTATGAAATAAGTAAGAGGTACTTGTATGTTACAAAGGTTATTATTATCGTTTTTAATTCTATTTTTATTAGTAAGTTGTGACAACCAATCTATTGAAGTTTCATTCTCTCAAACTGATTGCAAAAAAAACTGGTCTTTATGTCCCCTATTTCCTAATAATACTAGAATCTCTATGCCTACTGAGCCCGTGAAAGTAGCCATATTAGATAGTGGCATTGACAATTCTCACCCTTTATTAAAAGAAAAAATAGTAAAGTCTTTTGATGCTAGACGAGAGACTAATATCACTAAAGATAAGTTTGGTCATGGAACAGCTATAGCTGGAATAATTGGAGCTTCTTCTAATAAACAGACCATCCAAGGCATTTCTCCAAATGTTGAAATATACGATGTCAAAGTACTTAACGATAAAGGAGGTGGTGAAATTAAAGATGTTGTTAACGGTATTGAGTGGAGTATAAAACAGAATGTAGATATTCTTAACCTTAGTTTTGGATTTCAGAAAGATGATCCAACTCTGAAGCAGGCTATTGATTATGCAGTTGATAATAATATTATAGTAGTTGCTGCTGCAGGCAACACTTTAGGTTTTTCTGCCGACTATCCTGCTAAATATAATAATGTTATTTCTGTATCATCTGTTAACAAACAAATGGAGAGAGATAAATTTGCAGCGAAAGGAAAGATAGATTTTGTTGCTCCTGGGGTAGATATCCCTGTTTTAACTCCAACCAAAAAAATTATCACCGTTAGTGGAACCTCCTTTTCAGCTGCATATGTATCCGGAATTATAGCTAATATTCTAGCTAAAAAACCGAACGTTCAAAATTTTGATGCTGTATTAACAGAGTTAAAAACGTCTTCTAAGGATTTAGGAGAAAAAGGACTAGATAACGAATATGGTAATGGTTTAGTACAGTTTAAATAAAGCTAATACCAGAGTTATTTAGAATATACTAATAAGGGGAATACTTTAAATGAAATATGTATTAAGTCTTTTGGCTGCTGTTTTTATTTTTTCGAATGCAGGTCCATACTACGCCTCAGCTATCTCAGAGGTCAATAAATCAGAGGAAAAGAATGAAGAACTAACTCCAATTGACAACGAAGAGTTACAAACAGAAACTGAAGATATGTTTGGAGAAACTTTAGAGGATAGTAATGTTGAAATAGAAAGTACAGTCGTTGATGAAACTGAAATTATTGAAACAACAATAGAAACAGATGATTTATCTGCACAAGGAGAACTAGAACTAGATTTAGAAAGCAATGAGATGATGGTTTCTGCCGAGCTAGAAAATGAATCTGGTGAGCTAGTTCAGCAAAATTTTGAAGTTTTCCTAAGTGAAGTTAACGGAGAAGATTTTGTTGCTACTTTAAGAGATATTGAAACTGGTGAAGAATATAAGGTTGATACTACAGAGGTCCAAGCTTCTTGGTATCCTTTAATTTTAATCGCTATACAAGTGGCTAGATTTGGTATAAACTACGCTATAAAGAAACACGGTAAATCAATTGTAAGTAAAGCAGTATCTAAGTATGGTAAAAAAGCTACTACTAAAGATTTGAAAAAATTAAAATTCTCTAATAGTAGTTTATTAGATTCACATTATAAAGATCATAAAGCTGAATTTGGTAACATTTCTAAATCTCAGTATTTAACAAGAGCGCAATCTCTTGCTGGCGTTGATGCTAAACATGTATTGACAAAGAAGCGCTCTAATGGAGATATACTAAAGTATAATACTAATACCAATGAGCTATTAGTTCTTACAAAAAATGATGTAATAAAAACTTTCTTTAAACCTAAACACCCTAACAAGGCTAAAGGTAGAGAATATTTCAATAGACAATAATATGGAGGCTGAGAGTATTGAAATATGTTTGTCCAGTTTGTGGATATAAAAATCTAGAGGAAGCTGCTTATGATGAATCTGGTCTAGCATCGTTTGAAATTTGTATTTGCTGCGGTTTTCAATTTGGTGATGATGACGATGTAGAGATAGAAGAAGGAGTTTTCATGGATATCCCTGAAACCCATAGACTTCATAGAAAAAAATGGATTCAGAAAGGTGCTCCTGTATTTAATACTAAATACTATCCAAAAGAGCTCCAGTCTAATGGTCAGGTAAAAGAGCAATACTTAACAGAACAATTAAATAACATCAATGTTGATTATAAAAATTTCTAATAAATAAAAAAACCTTTCCTTACTTTTTTACAAGCGGGACTGACCCCCTAGAGTGAGACAAATAAAAAACACCTTTAAGTTAAAAAACGGGTATGTAGTACCTAACAATAACTTGGAGGTGTTTTTTCTATGGGGACAAGAGTCAGTTATCCGGTAGAAGTAAAGT
This window contains:
- a CDS encoding SAR2788 family putative toxin is translated as MKYVLSLLAAVFIFSNAGPYYASAISEVNKSEEKNEELTPIDNEELQTETEDMFGETLEDSNVEIESTVVDETEIIETTIETDDLSAQGELELDLESNEMMVSAELENESGELVQQNFEVFLSEVNGEDFVATLRDIETGEEYKVDTTEVQASWYPLILIAIQVARFGINYAIKKHGKSIVSKAVSKYGKKATTKDLKKLKFSNSSLLDSHYKDHKAEFGNISKSQYLTRAQSLAGVDAKHVLTKKRSNGDILKYNTNTNELLVLTKNDVIKTFFKPKHPNKAKGREYFNRQ
- a CDS encoding S8 family peptidase, with the protein product MLQRLLLSFLILFLLVSCDNQSIEVSFSQTDCKKNWSLCPLFPNNTRISMPTEPVKVAILDSGIDNSHPLLKEKIVKSFDARRETNITKDKFGHGTAIAGIIGASSNKQTIQGISPNVEIYDVKVLNDKGGGEIKDVVNGIEWSIKQNVDILNLSFGFQKDDPTLKQAIDYAVDNNIIVVAAAGNTLGFSADYPAKYNNVISVSSVNKQMERDKFAAKGKIDFVAPGVDIPVLTPTKKIITVSGTSFSAAYVSGIIANILAKKPNVQNFDAVLTELKTSSKDLGEKGLDNEYGNGLVQFK